In Streptomyces sp. NBC_01551, one DNA window encodes the following:
- the glgX gene encoding glycogen debranching protein GlgX, whose protein sequence is MTEAQSEQVLRVDAYPTHEVGGYRVRAGKPFPFGANVVPGGVSFSVFSDQATSMSLVIYKRGEPEPMAELEFPEEFRTGSVFAMTVFGLDHENIEYGYRADGPFDPVTGHRFDARQVLSDPYARLIAGRDVWGVEPDRSRGYQYRSRVCLQDFDWGDDTPLGIPAEDLVVYEAHVRGFTRHPSSGVTAPGTFAGLREKIPYLKELGVNCIELLPVFEFDESDNPRSNPETGEQLFDYWGYNTVAFFAPKAGYAATGRYGMQGDEFRTLIKDLHAAGIEVILDVVFNHTAEGNEQGPTISFKGLDNATYYMLTPEGYYFNFSGTGNTVNCNHPVVRNYVLDCLRHWVADYHIDGFRFDLAAILGRSLDGTPLPNPPLLELLAYDPVLRHTKLIAEAWDAGGLYEVGNFPAYGRWAEWNGKYRDTVRSFLKGDPGITGELATRIAGSPDLYSSRGTSASVNFLTAHDGFTLADLVSYNDKHNEANGEGNNDGGNDNASWNCGAEGPTDDPEVNALRTRQMKNALAILFTSQGIPMLLSGDEVARTQQGNNNTYCQDNELSWFDWDQVDENAELLRFTREMIAFRKHHRELRSTAHPTGRMRDSLGLPDISWHGERAWQPDWSQESRLLAVARCGTGDDDVVYVAMNSHWESHDLELPALPGGRSWHLFADTGAEAPYDIRTPGAEQELDNAGKYLIGPRSVVILVGRTNDPETTGTP, encoded by the coding sequence ATGACCGAGGCCCAGTCCGAGCAGGTCCTGCGCGTCGACGCGTACCCGACCCACGAGGTGGGCGGGTACCGCGTCCGCGCCGGCAAGCCCTTCCCGTTCGGGGCCAACGTGGTCCCCGGCGGGGTCAGTTTCTCCGTCTTCTCCGACCAGGCCACCTCCATGTCGCTGGTCATCTACAAGCGCGGAGAGCCCGAGCCGATGGCCGAGCTGGAATTCCCCGAGGAATTCCGCACCGGCAGCGTCTTCGCCATGACGGTCTTCGGCCTCGACCACGAGAACATCGAGTACGGCTACCGGGCCGACGGCCCCTTCGACCCGGTCACCGGCCACCGCTTCGACGCCCGCCAGGTCCTCTCCGACCCCTACGCGCGGCTCATCGCGGGCCGCGACGTGTGGGGCGTGGAACCGGACCGCAGCCGCGGCTACCAGTACCGCTCCCGCGTCTGCCTCCAGGACTTCGACTGGGGCGACGACACACCGCTGGGCATCCCCGCCGAGGACCTCGTCGTGTACGAGGCCCACGTGCGGGGCTTCACCCGGCACCCCTCCTCGGGCGTCACCGCGCCCGGCACCTTCGCGGGGCTGCGGGAGAAGATCCCGTACCTGAAGGAACTCGGCGTGAACTGCATCGAGCTCCTCCCGGTGTTCGAGTTCGACGAGAGCGACAACCCGCGCAGCAACCCGGAGACGGGCGAGCAGCTCTTCGACTACTGGGGCTACAACACCGTCGCCTTCTTCGCGCCCAAGGCCGGCTACGCGGCCACCGGACGCTACGGGATGCAGGGCGACGAGTTCCGCACCCTGATCAAGGACCTGCACGCGGCCGGCATCGAGGTCATCCTCGACGTCGTCTTCAACCACACCGCCGAGGGCAACGAGCAGGGCCCGACGATCTCCTTCAAGGGGCTCGACAACGCCACGTACTACATGCTCACGCCCGAGGGGTACTACTTCAACTTCAGCGGCACGGGCAACACGGTCAACTGCAACCACCCCGTCGTGCGCAACTACGTGCTCGACTGCCTGCGCCACTGGGTCGCCGACTACCACATCGACGGGTTCCGCTTCGACCTCGCCGCCATCCTCGGCCGGTCCCTGGACGGCACGCCGCTGCCCAACCCGCCGCTGCTGGAGCTGCTCGCCTACGACCCGGTACTGCGGCACACCAAGCTCATCGCCGAGGCGTGGGACGCGGGCGGCCTCTACGAGGTCGGCAACTTCCCGGCGTACGGCCGCTGGGCCGAGTGGAACGGCAAGTACCGCGACACCGTGCGCAGCTTCCTCAAGGGCGACCCGGGGATCACCGGGGAGCTCGCCACCCGGATCGCCGGCTCGCCGGACCTGTACTCCAGCCGCGGCACGTCGGCGTCGGTCAACTTCCTGACCGCGCACGACGGGTTCACCCTGGCCGACCTGGTCTCGTACAACGACAAGCACAACGAGGCCAACGGCGAGGGCAACAACGACGGCGGCAACGACAACGCCAGCTGGAACTGCGGGGCGGAGGGGCCGACCGACGACCCCGAGGTCAACGCGCTGCGCACGCGGCAGATGAAGAACGCCCTCGCCATCCTCTTCACCAGCCAGGGCATCCCGATGCTGCTGTCCGGGGACGAGGTCGCACGGACCCAGCAGGGCAACAACAACACGTACTGCCAGGACAACGAGCTGTCCTGGTTCGACTGGGACCAGGTCGACGAGAACGCCGAACTGCTCCGGTTCACGCGGGAGATGATCGCCTTCCGCAAGCACCACCGCGAGCTGCGCTCCACCGCCCACCCCACCGGCCGGATGCGGGACAGCCTCGGGCTGCCCGACATCAGCTGGCACGGGGAGCGGGCCTGGCAGCCCGACTGGTCGCAGGAGAGCCGCCTGCTGGCGGTGGCCCGCTGCGGCACCGGGGACGACGACGTGGTGTACGTGGCCATGAACTCGCACTGGGAGTCGCACGACCTGGAACTGCCCGCCCTCCCGGGCGGACGGAGCTGGCACCTGTTCGCCGACACCGGGGCCGAGGCGCCGTACGACATCCGCACCCCCGGTGCGGAGCAGGAGCTGGACAACGCCGGCAAGTACCTCATAGGCCCCCGCTCCGTCGTGATCCTGGTGGGCCGCACGAACGATCCCGAGACGACCGGGACGCCCTGA
- a CDS encoding STAS domain-containing protein, translating into MTLNLKERRNKTGTVLVATGEINSETSGAMLQTLLPLVREGRPLRIDLTAVTYVSSAGLRTLLVVYREAQHAGVAVTLYGVSEEVRFVMSATGFLDFFETGEAAAAEAKVKARSAR; encoded by the coding sequence ATGACTCTCAACCTGAAGGAACGCCGGAACAAGACGGGCACCGTGCTCGTCGCCACCGGCGAGATCAACAGCGAGACCTCCGGAGCGATGCTGCAGACGCTGCTGCCGCTCGTCCGGGAGGGCCGGCCGCTGCGCATCGACCTTACGGCCGTCACCTACGTCTCCAGCGCGGGGCTGCGCACCCTGCTCGTCGTCTACCGCGAGGCCCAGCACGCCGGGGTCGCCGTCACCCTCTACGGGGTGAGCGAGGAAGTCCGGTTCGTCATGTCGGCCACCGGCTTCCTCGACTTCTTCGAGACGGGCGAGGCCGCCGCCGCCGAGGCCAAGGTCAAGGCACGGTCGGCGCGATGA